A genomic region of Serinus canaria isolate serCan28SL12 chromosome 1A, serCan2020, whole genome shotgun sequence contains the following coding sequences:
- the HDAC10 gene encoding polyamine deacetylase HDAC10 isoform X3, producing MMHFSFIRCSSYHCARLAVGAALQLVDAVMAGKVRNGMALVRPPGHHSQRNAANGFCLFNNVAIAAEYAKQKYGLQRILIVDWDVHHGQGTQYIFEEDPSVLYFSWHRYEHQEFWPSLKESDYDAVGLGKGKGFNINLPWNKVGMGNSDYLAAFFHVLLPMAFEFDPELVIVSSGYDSGIGDPEGQMNATPEVFAHLTHFLMQLANGKLCVILEGGYHLKSLGESVCMTVKTLLGDPVPQITGEMAPCLSAVESIQNVRAAHKPYWKWLAYEDTSFVQNLSTKSHLKKANSNPSTEDESQITKNNTVKVERFLELHMQNILFPVPPIKTATTGSEGSEHLLPEHVHLVKEMDKTEIKALVSDFYADLVKEDKTLLSLGSMFVILDKILKKEVCNGIAASPTAALSAAVALRHSVRFGFQRVLCVFVGDMQMIPNTEDGKMLVINICEKEQSRKTSSKHYISLNWKEDAGGNDFFSAVLGFILPVAYSYQPNLTVIAVGPNRNLGISGISLLVALLRGLAESRVFAVIEDTEISLMQSVAKALVGASTPPFGIYVPPTQEKVNTIKALRDQFQQEWKMLQCSVKDGISRN from the exons atgatgcatttttctttcatccgGTGT agcagttaCCACTGTGCCAGACTAGCAGTAGgagcagctttgcagctggTGGATGCTGTGATGGCAGGAAAAGTACGCAATGGAATGGCATTAGTCAG ACCTCCAGGTCACCACAGCCAGAGGAATGCAGCTAACGGGTTCTGTTTGTTCAACAACGTGGCTATTGCAGCAGAAtatgcaaaacagaaatatggTCTGCAGAG AATCCTAATTGTTGACTGGGATGTGCACCATGGGCAAGGAACTCAATATATATTTGAAGAAGATCCAAg tgttttgtacTTTTCTTGGCACCGCTATGAACATCAGGAATTCTGGCCATCACTCAAAGAATCTGATTACGATGCTGTGGgtctgggaaaaggaaaaggttttaaCATAAATTTGCCTTGGAATAAG gttGGGATGGGAAATTCAGATTATCTTGCTGCGTTTTTCCATGTGTTGCTTCCGATGGCTTTTGAG TTTGATCCTGAACTGGTTATTGTCTCCTCTGGATACGATTCTGGAATTGGTGACCCTGAA gGTCAGATGAATGCCACTCCTGAGGTTTTTGCCCACCTTACCCATTTCTTGATGCAGTTAGCTAATGGAAAGCTGTGTGTCATCCTAGAG GGTGGATACCACTTGAAATCATTGGGTGAATCAGTGTGCATGACTGTAAAAACTTTGCTTGGAGATCCTGTGCCTCAAATAACTGGAGAAATGGCACCTTGTCTAAG tgCTGTTGAATCTATTCAAAATGTGAGAGCAGCACATAAACCCTACTGGAAATGGTTGGCTTATGAAG aTACATCATTTGTGCAAAATTTGAGCACCAAATCACACTTAAAGAAGGCTAATTCAAATCCCTCCACAGAAGATGAATCTCAGATAACTAAAAACAACACTGTCAAAGTGGAAAGGTTTTTGGAATTGCACATGCAAAATATTCTATTTCCAGTGCCTCCCATCAAAACAGCAACAACTGGCTCTGAAGGTTCAGAACATTTGCTTCCTGAACACGTTCATCTGGTGAAGGAAAtggacaaaacagaaataaaagctcttGTCAG TGACTTTTATGCAGACCTTGTGAAAGAGGACAAAACTTTGCTCTCTCTTGGCAGTATGTTTGTGATCCTAGATAAAATACTTAAGAAGGAG GTGTGCAATGGAATTGCAGCatcacccacagctgctctttctgctgctgttgcacTAAGACATTCTGTTCGTTTTGGATTTCAAAG aGTGCTTTGTGTATTTGTTGGAGACATGCAGATGATACCCAACACAGAAGATGG AAAAATGCTTGTCATAAACATCTGTGAGAAAGAACAGTCTAGAAAGACCAGCTCCAAACACTATATTTCTCTAAACTGGAAAGAG GATGCTGGAGgaaatgatttcttttctgctgtacTTGGATTCATTCTTCCTGTAGCATATAGTTATCAACCAAACCTAACAGTAATAGCTGTTGGACCAAACAGGAACCTTGGAATAAGTGGGATTTCTCTGCTTGTTGCTTTACTACGAGGATTAGCTGAGTCTCGAGTTTTTGCTGTGATTGAG GACACAGAGATAAGTTTAATGCAAAGTGTAGCCAAAGCATTAGTGGGTGCTTCTACACCTCCCTTTGGAATTTATGTACCTCCTACCcaagaaaaagtaaatacaaTAAAAGCATTAAGAGACCAGTTCCAACAGGAATGGAAAATGCTTCAATGTTCAG TGAAGGATGGGATTTCCAGAAAttga
- the HDAC10 gene encoding polyamine deacetylase HDAC10 isoform X1, with amino-acid sequence MASGTALIYDEEMTSHKLLWSDPICDIEVPERLSSSYEQLRSYHLVERCVHVPAREGSEEEILLVHSFEHLEVAKSTQTMNEDELKRVSENYDAFFFHPSSYHCARLAVGAALQLVDAVMAGKVRNGMALVRPPGHHSQRNAANGFCLFNNVAIAAEYAKQKYGLQRILIVDWDVHHGQGTQYIFEEDPSVLYFSWHRYEHQEFWPSLKESDYDAVGLGKGKGFNINLPWNKVGMGNSDYLAAFFHVLLPMAFEFDPELVIVSSGYDSGIGDPEGQMNATPEVFAHLTHFLMQLANGKLCVILEGGYHLKSLGESVCMTVKTLLGDPVPQITGEMAPCLSAVESIQNVRAAHKPYWKWLAYEDTSFVQNLSTKSHLKKANSNPSTEDESQITKNNTVKVERFLELHMQNILFPVPPIKTATTGSEGSEHLLPEHVHLVKEMDKTEIKALVSDFYADLVKEDKTLLSLGSMFVILDKILKKEVCNGIAASPTAALSAAVALRHSVRFGFQRVLCVFVGDMQMIPNTEDGKMLVINICEKEQSRKTSSKHYISLNWKEDAGGNDFFSAVLGFILPVAYSYQPNLTVIAVGPNRNLGISGISLLVALLRGLAESRVFAVIEDTEISLMQSVAKALVGASTPPFGIYVPPTQEKVNTIKALRDQFQQEWKMLQCSVKDGISRN; translated from the exons ATGGCTTCAGGAACAGCGCTGATTTATGATGAGGAGATGACCAGTCACAAACTACTTTGGAGTGA tcCCATTTGTGATATTGAAGTGCCAGAAAGACTTTCATCCTCCTATGAGCAGCTTAGAAGTTACCATCTTGTGGAAAGGTGTGTCCATGTGCCTGCCAGAGAAGGAAGCGAGGAGGAGATCCTGTTGGTTCACAG TTTTGAGCACTTGGAAGTGGCAAAAAGCACTCAGACAATGAATGAGGATGAGCTGAAAAGGGTCTCTGAAAATTatgatgcatttttctttcatccg agcagttaCCACTGTGCCAGACTAGCAGTAGgagcagctttgcagctggTGGATGCTGTGATGGCAGGAAAAGTACGCAATGGAATGGCATTAGTCAG ACCTCCAGGTCACCACAGCCAGAGGAATGCAGCTAACGGGTTCTGTTTGTTCAACAACGTGGCTATTGCAGCAGAAtatgcaaaacagaaatatggTCTGCAGAG AATCCTAATTGTTGACTGGGATGTGCACCATGGGCAAGGAACTCAATATATATTTGAAGAAGATCCAAg tgttttgtacTTTTCTTGGCACCGCTATGAACATCAGGAATTCTGGCCATCACTCAAAGAATCTGATTACGATGCTGTGGgtctgggaaaaggaaaaggttttaaCATAAATTTGCCTTGGAATAAG gttGGGATGGGAAATTCAGATTATCTTGCTGCGTTTTTCCATGTGTTGCTTCCGATGGCTTTTGAG TTTGATCCTGAACTGGTTATTGTCTCCTCTGGATACGATTCTGGAATTGGTGACCCTGAA gGTCAGATGAATGCCACTCCTGAGGTTTTTGCCCACCTTACCCATTTCTTGATGCAGTTAGCTAATGGAAAGCTGTGTGTCATCCTAGAG GGTGGATACCACTTGAAATCATTGGGTGAATCAGTGTGCATGACTGTAAAAACTTTGCTTGGAGATCCTGTGCCTCAAATAACTGGAGAAATGGCACCTTGTCTAAG tgCTGTTGAATCTATTCAAAATGTGAGAGCAGCACATAAACCCTACTGGAAATGGTTGGCTTATGAAG aTACATCATTTGTGCAAAATTTGAGCACCAAATCACACTTAAAGAAGGCTAATTCAAATCCCTCCACAGAAGATGAATCTCAGATAACTAAAAACAACACTGTCAAAGTGGAAAGGTTTTTGGAATTGCACATGCAAAATATTCTATTTCCAGTGCCTCCCATCAAAACAGCAACAACTGGCTCTGAAGGTTCAGAACATTTGCTTCCTGAACACGTTCATCTGGTGAAGGAAAtggacaaaacagaaataaaagctcttGTCAG TGACTTTTATGCAGACCTTGTGAAAGAGGACAAAACTTTGCTCTCTCTTGGCAGTATGTTTGTGATCCTAGATAAAATACTTAAGAAGGAG GTGTGCAATGGAATTGCAGCatcacccacagctgctctttctgctgctgttgcacTAAGACATTCTGTTCGTTTTGGATTTCAAAG aGTGCTTTGTGTATTTGTTGGAGACATGCAGATGATACCCAACACAGAAGATGG AAAAATGCTTGTCATAAACATCTGTGAGAAAGAACAGTCTAGAAAGACCAGCTCCAAACACTATATTTCTCTAAACTGGAAAGAG GATGCTGGAGgaaatgatttcttttctgctgtacTTGGATTCATTCTTCCTGTAGCATATAGTTATCAACCAAACCTAACAGTAATAGCTGTTGGACCAAACAGGAACCTTGGAATAAGTGGGATTTCTCTGCTTGTTGCTTTACTACGAGGATTAGCTGAGTCTCGAGTTTTTGCTGTGATTGAG GACACAGAGATAAGTTTAATGCAAAGTGTAGCCAAAGCATTAGTGGGTGCTTCTACACCTCCCTTTGGAATTTATGTACCTCCTACCcaagaaaaagtaaatacaaTAAAAGCATTAAGAGACCAGTTCCAACAGGAATGGAAAATGCTTCAATGTTCAG TGAAGGATGGGATTTCCAGAAAttga
- the HDAC10 gene encoding polyamine deacetylase HDAC10 isoform X5 — translation MAGKVRNGMALVRPPGHHSQRNAANGFCLFNNVAIAAEYAKQKYGLQRILIVDWDVHHGQGTQYIFEEDPSVLYFSWHRYEHQEFWPSLKESDYDAVGLGKGKGFNINLPWNKVGMGNSDYLAAFFHVLLPMAFEFDPELVIVSSGYDSGIGDPEGQMNATPEVFAHLTHFLMQLANGKLCVILEGGYHLKSLGESVCMTVKTLLGDPVPQITGEMAPCLSAVESIQNVRAAHKPYWKWLAYEDTSFVQNLSTKSHLKKANSNPSTEDESQITKNNTVKVERFLELHMQNILFPVPPIKTATTGSEGSEHLLPEHVHLVKEMDKTEIKALVSDFYADLVKEDKTLLSLGSMFVILDKILKKEVCNGIAASPTAALSAAVALRHSVRFGFQRVLCVFVGDMQMIPNTEDGKMLVINICEKEQSRKTSSKHYISLNWKEDAGGNDFFSAVLGFILPVAYSYQPNLTVIAVGPNRNLGISGISLLVALLRGLAESRVFAVIEDTEISLMQSVAKALVGASTPPFGIYVPPTQEKVNTIKALRDQFQQEWKMLQCSVKDGISRN, via the exons ATGGCAGGAAAAGTACGCAATGGAATGGCATTAGTCAG ACCTCCAGGTCACCACAGCCAGAGGAATGCAGCTAACGGGTTCTGTTTGTTCAACAACGTGGCTATTGCAGCAGAAtatgcaaaacagaaatatggTCTGCAGAG AATCCTAATTGTTGACTGGGATGTGCACCATGGGCAAGGAACTCAATATATATTTGAAGAAGATCCAAg tgttttgtacTTTTCTTGGCACCGCTATGAACATCAGGAATTCTGGCCATCACTCAAAGAATCTGATTACGATGCTGTGGgtctgggaaaaggaaaaggttttaaCATAAATTTGCCTTGGAATAAG gttGGGATGGGAAATTCAGATTATCTTGCTGCGTTTTTCCATGTGTTGCTTCCGATGGCTTTTGAG TTTGATCCTGAACTGGTTATTGTCTCCTCTGGATACGATTCTGGAATTGGTGACCCTGAA gGTCAGATGAATGCCACTCCTGAGGTTTTTGCCCACCTTACCCATTTCTTGATGCAGTTAGCTAATGGAAAGCTGTGTGTCATCCTAGAG GGTGGATACCACTTGAAATCATTGGGTGAATCAGTGTGCATGACTGTAAAAACTTTGCTTGGAGATCCTGTGCCTCAAATAACTGGAGAAATGGCACCTTGTCTAAG tgCTGTTGAATCTATTCAAAATGTGAGAGCAGCACATAAACCCTACTGGAAATGGTTGGCTTATGAAG aTACATCATTTGTGCAAAATTTGAGCACCAAATCACACTTAAAGAAGGCTAATTCAAATCCCTCCACAGAAGATGAATCTCAGATAACTAAAAACAACACTGTCAAAGTGGAAAGGTTTTTGGAATTGCACATGCAAAATATTCTATTTCCAGTGCCTCCCATCAAAACAGCAACAACTGGCTCTGAAGGTTCAGAACATTTGCTTCCTGAACACGTTCATCTGGTGAAGGAAAtggacaaaacagaaataaaagctcttGTCAG TGACTTTTATGCAGACCTTGTGAAAGAGGACAAAACTTTGCTCTCTCTTGGCAGTATGTTTGTGATCCTAGATAAAATACTTAAGAAGGAG GTGTGCAATGGAATTGCAGCatcacccacagctgctctttctgctgctgttgcacTAAGACATTCTGTTCGTTTTGGATTTCAAAG aGTGCTTTGTGTATTTGTTGGAGACATGCAGATGATACCCAACACAGAAGATGG AAAAATGCTTGTCATAAACATCTGTGAGAAAGAACAGTCTAGAAAGACCAGCTCCAAACACTATATTTCTCTAAACTGGAAAGAG GATGCTGGAGgaaatgatttcttttctgctgtacTTGGATTCATTCTTCCTGTAGCATATAGTTATCAACCAAACCTAACAGTAATAGCTGTTGGACCAAACAGGAACCTTGGAATAAGTGGGATTTCTCTGCTTGTTGCTTTACTACGAGGATTAGCTGAGTCTCGAGTTTTTGCTGTGATTGAG GACACAGAGATAAGTTTAATGCAAAGTGTAGCCAAAGCATTAGTGGGTGCTTCTACACCTCCCTTTGGAATTTATGTACCTCCTACCcaagaaaaagtaaatacaaTAAAAGCATTAAGAGACCAGTTCCAACAGGAATGGAAAATGCTTCAATGTTCAG TGAAGGATGGGATTTCCAGAAAttga
- the HDAC10 gene encoding polyamine deacetylase HDAC10 isoform X2 translates to MNEDELKRVSENYDAFFFHPSSYHCARLAVGAALQLVDAVMAGKVRNGMALVRPPGHHSQRNAANGFCLFNNVAIAAEYAKQKYGLQRILIVDWDVHHGQGTQYIFEEDPSVLYFSWHRYEHQEFWPSLKESDYDAVGLGKGKGFNINLPWNKVGMGNSDYLAAFFHVLLPMAFEFDPELVIVSSGYDSGIGDPEGQMNATPEVFAHLTHFLMQLANGKLCVILEGGYHLKSLGESVCMTVKTLLGDPVPQITGEMAPCLSAVESIQNVRAAHKPYWKWLAYEDTSFVQNLSTKSHLKKANSNPSTEDESQITKNNTVKVERFLELHMQNILFPVPPIKTATTGSEGSEHLLPEHVHLVKEMDKTEIKALVSDFYADLVKEDKTLLSLGSMFVILDKILKKEVCNGIAASPTAALSAAVALRHSVRFGFQRVLCVFVGDMQMIPNTEDGKMLVINICEKEQSRKTSSKHYISLNWKEDAGGNDFFSAVLGFILPVAYSYQPNLTVIAVGPNRNLGISGISLLVALLRGLAESRVFAVIEDTEISLMQSVAKALVGASTPPFGIYVPPTQEKVNTIKALRDQFQQEWKMLQCSVKDGISRN, encoded by the exons ATGAATGAGGATGAGCTGAAAAGGGTCTCTGAAAATTatgatgcatttttctttcatccg agcagttaCCACTGTGCCAGACTAGCAGTAGgagcagctttgcagctggTGGATGCTGTGATGGCAGGAAAAGTACGCAATGGAATGGCATTAGTCAG ACCTCCAGGTCACCACAGCCAGAGGAATGCAGCTAACGGGTTCTGTTTGTTCAACAACGTGGCTATTGCAGCAGAAtatgcaaaacagaaatatggTCTGCAGAG AATCCTAATTGTTGACTGGGATGTGCACCATGGGCAAGGAACTCAATATATATTTGAAGAAGATCCAAg tgttttgtacTTTTCTTGGCACCGCTATGAACATCAGGAATTCTGGCCATCACTCAAAGAATCTGATTACGATGCTGTGGgtctgggaaaaggaaaaggttttaaCATAAATTTGCCTTGGAATAAG gttGGGATGGGAAATTCAGATTATCTTGCTGCGTTTTTCCATGTGTTGCTTCCGATGGCTTTTGAG TTTGATCCTGAACTGGTTATTGTCTCCTCTGGATACGATTCTGGAATTGGTGACCCTGAA gGTCAGATGAATGCCACTCCTGAGGTTTTTGCCCACCTTACCCATTTCTTGATGCAGTTAGCTAATGGAAAGCTGTGTGTCATCCTAGAG GGTGGATACCACTTGAAATCATTGGGTGAATCAGTGTGCATGACTGTAAAAACTTTGCTTGGAGATCCTGTGCCTCAAATAACTGGAGAAATGGCACCTTGTCTAAG tgCTGTTGAATCTATTCAAAATGTGAGAGCAGCACATAAACCCTACTGGAAATGGTTGGCTTATGAAG aTACATCATTTGTGCAAAATTTGAGCACCAAATCACACTTAAAGAAGGCTAATTCAAATCCCTCCACAGAAGATGAATCTCAGATAACTAAAAACAACACTGTCAAAGTGGAAAGGTTTTTGGAATTGCACATGCAAAATATTCTATTTCCAGTGCCTCCCATCAAAACAGCAACAACTGGCTCTGAAGGTTCAGAACATTTGCTTCCTGAACACGTTCATCTGGTGAAGGAAAtggacaaaacagaaataaaagctcttGTCAG TGACTTTTATGCAGACCTTGTGAAAGAGGACAAAACTTTGCTCTCTCTTGGCAGTATGTTTGTGATCCTAGATAAAATACTTAAGAAGGAG GTGTGCAATGGAATTGCAGCatcacccacagctgctctttctgctgctgttgcacTAAGACATTCTGTTCGTTTTGGATTTCAAAG aGTGCTTTGTGTATTTGTTGGAGACATGCAGATGATACCCAACACAGAAGATGG AAAAATGCTTGTCATAAACATCTGTGAGAAAGAACAGTCTAGAAAGACCAGCTCCAAACACTATATTTCTCTAAACTGGAAAGAG GATGCTGGAGgaaatgatttcttttctgctgtacTTGGATTCATTCTTCCTGTAGCATATAGTTATCAACCAAACCTAACAGTAATAGCTGTTGGACCAAACAGGAACCTTGGAATAAGTGGGATTTCTCTGCTTGTTGCTTTACTACGAGGATTAGCTGAGTCTCGAGTTTTTGCTGTGATTGAG GACACAGAGATAAGTTTAATGCAAAGTGTAGCCAAAGCATTAGTGGGTGCTTCTACACCTCCCTTTGGAATTTATGTACCTCCTACCcaagaaaaagtaaatacaaTAAAAGCATTAAGAGACCAGTTCCAACAGGAATGGAAAATGCTTCAATGTTCAG TGAAGGATGGGATTTCCAGAAAttga
- the HDAC10 gene encoding polyamine deacetylase HDAC10 isoform X4, translating into MMHFSFIRYHCARLAVGAALQLVDAVMAGKVRNGMALVRPPGHHSQRNAANGFCLFNNVAIAAEYAKQKYGLQRILIVDWDVHHGQGTQYIFEEDPSVLYFSWHRYEHQEFWPSLKESDYDAVGLGKGKGFNINLPWNKVGMGNSDYLAAFFHVLLPMAFEFDPELVIVSSGYDSGIGDPEGQMNATPEVFAHLTHFLMQLANGKLCVILEGGYHLKSLGESVCMTVKTLLGDPVPQITGEMAPCLSAVESIQNVRAAHKPYWKWLAYEDTSFVQNLSTKSHLKKANSNPSTEDESQITKNNTVKVERFLELHMQNILFPVPPIKTATTGSEGSEHLLPEHVHLVKEMDKTEIKALVSDFYADLVKEDKTLLSLGSMFVILDKILKKEVCNGIAASPTAALSAAVALRHSVRFGFQRVLCVFVGDMQMIPNTEDGKMLVINICEKEQSRKTSSKHYISLNWKEDAGGNDFFSAVLGFILPVAYSYQPNLTVIAVGPNRNLGISGISLLVALLRGLAESRVFAVIEDTEISLMQSVAKALVGASTPPFGIYVPPTQEKVNTIKALRDQFQQEWKMLQCSVKDGISRN; encoded by the exons atgatgcatttttctttcatccg ttaCCACTGTGCCAGACTAGCAGTAGgagcagctttgcagctggTGGATGCTGTGATGGCAGGAAAAGTACGCAATGGAATGGCATTAGTCAG ACCTCCAGGTCACCACAGCCAGAGGAATGCAGCTAACGGGTTCTGTTTGTTCAACAACGTGGCTATTGCAGCAGAAtatgcaaaacagaaatatggTCTGCAGAG AATCCTAATTGTTGACTGGGATGTGCACCATGGGCAAGGAACTCAATATATATTTGAAGAAGATCCAAg tgttttgtacTTTTCTTGGCACCGCTATGAACATCAGGAATTCTGGCCATCACTCAAAGAATCTGATTACGATGCTGTGGgtctgggaaaaggaaaaggttttaaCATAAATTTGCCTTGGAATAAG gttGGGATGGGAAATTCAGATTATCTTGCTGCGTTTTTCCATGTGTTGCTTCCGATGGCTTTTGAG TTTGATCCTGAACTGGTTATTGTCTCCTCTGGATACGATTCTGGAATTGGTGACCCTGAA gGTCAGATGAATGCCACTCCTGAGGTTTTTGCCCACCTTACCCATTTCTTGATGCAGTTAGCTAATGGAAAGCTGTGTGTCATCCTAGAG GGTGGATACCACTTGAAATCATTGGGTGAATCAGTGTGCATGACTGTAAAAACTTTGCTTGGAGATCCTGTGCCTCAAATAACTGGAGAAATGGCACCTTGTCTAAG tgCTGTTGAATCTATTCAAAATGTGAGAGCAGCACATAAACCCTACTGGAAATGGTTGGCTTATGAAG aTACATCATTTGTGCAAAATTTGAGCACCAAATCACACTTAAAGAAGGCTAATTCAAATCCCTCCACAGAAGATGAATCTCAGATAACTAAAAACAACACTGTCAAAGTGGAAAGGTTTTTGGAATTGCACATGCAAAATATTCTATTTCCAGTGCCTCCCATCAAAACAGCAACAACTGGCTCTGAAGGTTCAGAACATTTGCTTCCTGAACACGTTCATCTGGTGAAGGAAAtggacaaaacagaaataaaagctcttGTCAG TGACTTTTATGCAGACCTTGTGAAAGAGGACAAAACTTTGCTCTCTCTTGGCAGTATGTTTGTGATCCTAGATAAAATACTTAAGAAGGAG GTGTGCAATGGAATTGCAGCatcacccacagctgctctttctgctgctgttgcacTAAGACATTCTGTTCGTTTTGGATTTCAAAG aGTGCTTTGTGTATTTGTTGGAGACATGCAGATGATACCCAACACAGAAGATGG AAAAATGCTTGTCATAAACATCTGTGAGAAAGAACAGTCTAGAAAGACCAGCTCCAAACACTATATTTCTCTAAACTGGAAAGAG GATGCTGGAGgaaatgatttcttttctgctgtacTTGGATTCATTCTTCCTGTAGCATATAGTTATCAACCAAACCTAACAGTAATAGCTGTTGGACCAAACAGGAACCTTGGAATAAGTGGGATTTCTCTGCTTGTTGCTTTACTACGAGGATTAGCTGAGTCTCGAGTTTTTGCTGTGATTGAG GACACAGAGATAAGTTTAATGCAAAGTGTAGCCAAAGCATTAGTGGGTGCTTCTACACCTCCCTTTGGAATTTATGTACCTCCTACCcaagaaaaagtaaatacaaTAAAAGCATTAAGAGACCAGTTCCAACAGGAATGGAAAATGCTTCAATGTTCAG TGAAGGATGGGATTTCCAGAAAttga